One Deltaproteobacteria bacterium genomic region harbors:
- a CDS encoding Fic family protein, whose translation MLHGEYPAYIWQRPDWPRFQQDTARLAEHLAHTRHIQGRLLGRMEALGFEMRSQATLRTLTEDVVKTNEIEGEMLAPDQVRSSIANRLGLDIGGLPAADRNIDGAVEMALDATRNYAEPLTEERLFSWHAALFPTGRSGMRRIRVGQWRDDGDGPMEVVSGPVGRQRVHYTAPPAERLGDEISRFLEWFEGTQSMEPVLAAGIAHLWFVTIHPFDDGNGRIARAIADMALARSEESPERFYSMSAQIRLERNAYYDILEATQKGSLDVIDWQVWFLECLARAIENAQETLATVLTKARFWEAHAHEPLNERQVKILNRLLDGFEGKLTSSKWATINRCSQDTANRDIRDLIERGILVRSKTGGRSTSYEFVCPVAIETEPQRR comes from the coding sequence ATGTTGCACGGAGAATATCCTGCATACATCTGGCAACGTCCGGATTGGCCGCGGTTCCAGCAGGATACGGCCCGGCTCGCCGAGCACCTCGCGCACACACGCCACATCCAGGGAAGACTGCTTGGCCGCATGGAGGCACTGGGTTTCGAGATGCGCAGCCAAGCCACGTTGCGCACGCTCACCGAGGATGTCGTGAAGACGAACGAGATCGAGGGAGAGATGCTCGCCCCCGACCAGGTCCGCTCGTCGATTGCAAACCGCCTCGGCCTTGATATCGGCGGCCTGCCGGCGGCTGATCGCAACATCGACGGCGCCGTCGAAATGGCGCTCGACGCTACTCGGAACTATGCCGAGCCCCTGACCGAAGAACGGCTGTTCTCGTGGCACGCCGCCCTGTTCCCGACCGGGCGCAGCGGCATGCGCCGGATTCGCGTCGGCCAATGGCGCGACGACGGGGACGGGCCGATGGAGGTGGTCTCAGGCCCGGTCGGTCGCCAGCGCGTTCACTATACCGCTCCGCCTGCCGAGCGCCTCGGGGACGAGATATCCAGGTTCCTGGAATGGTTCGAAGGCACACAGTCGATGGAGCCCGTGCTCGCCGCCGGCATCGCTCATCTCTGGTTCGTCACCATTCATCCTTTCGACGACGGCAACGGACGTATCGCACGGGCCATCGCCGACATGGCGCTGGCCCGGTCGGAAGAGAGCCCCGAGCGATTCTACAGCATGTCCGCCCAGATCCGCCTGGAGCGCAACGCCTACTACGACATCCTTGAGGCAACCCAAAAAGGTAGCCTGGATGTCATCGATTGGCAGGTCTGGTTTCTCGAATGTCTCGCACGCGCCATCGAGAACGCTCAGGAAACGCTCGCCACCGTGCTGACAAAGGCCCGCTTTTGGGAAGCCCATGCCCACGAGCCCCTAAACGAGCGCCAAGTGAAGATCCTCAACCGGCTTCTGGACGGCTTCGAAGGGAAACTCACCTCGTCGAAGTGGGCAACGATAAACCGCTGCTCGCAGGACACGGCGAATCGAGACATTCGCGATCTGATAGAGCGTGGAATCCTGGTCCGTAGCAAGACTGGGGGTCGGAGCACTAGCTACGAATTCGTCTGCCCGGTGGCCATTGAGACTGAGCCCCAGCGGCGATGA
- a CDS encoding DUF6088 family protein yields the protein MPSLSKQIMQHTGSLREGTPICAGPLLHLGSRAAVDQALSRLARSERLMRICQGIYMKPVETRFGQCAPSIDKGIEALAAMWGETIVPCGGAAAHVLGLTTQIPVRSVYLTSGPDRCLRFGSLEVELRHAPRWQLTAPRRRAGDVIRALAWLGPAEIREGLEAVVPSLSREDVEELAEARATMPHWMAEPVSALVTNG from the coding sequence ATGCCCAGCCTGTCCAAACAAATCATGCAGCACACCGGCTCTCTTCGGGAGGGCACGCCGATCTGCGCCGGCCCGCTGCTTCATCTCGGCAGCCGAGCGGCGGTCGATCAGGCGCTCTCTCGCCTCGCGCGTTCCGAGAGGCTGATGCGGATCTGCCAAGGGATCTACATGAAGCCGGTCGAAACCCGGTTCGGGCAGTGCGCACCCAGCATCGATAAGGGGATTGAGGCGCTCGCGGCCATGTGGGGCGAGACCATCGTCCCCTGCGGTGGTGCCGCGGCGCATGTTCTCGGCCTCACAACCCAGATTCCAGTGCGGTCGGTCTATCTCACATCCGGCCCCGATCGCTGCCTGCGGTTCGGTAGTCTGGAAGTCGAACTGCGTCATGCCCCGCGCTGGCAGCTCACGGCTCCCCGCCGCAGGGCCGGCGATGTCATCCGTGCCTTGGCCTGGCTTGGTCCGGCCGAGATCCGGGAGGGGCTGGAAGCTGTTGTGCCAAGCCTCTCTCGCGAGGATGTGGAAGAGCTTGCCGAGGCGCGGGCGACCATGCCGCATTGGATGGCGGAGCCGGTGAGTGCCCTTGTCACGAATGGCTGA
- a CDS encoding nucleotidyl transferase AbiEii/AbiGii toxin family protein: MAEVSFQSLAARDRREALRAAQEASGMRAFLLEKDIWVVQTLRVLFDLPFGSDIVFKGGTSLAKAYQVIRRFSEDIDVTYDIRAFAPDLVTGAGAEALPPTRSQEQRWSSAIRSRLAAWVRGECLPAVGECLAREGFSAEVRASGERLLVRYESLFDDPGFVRPEVMVEFGARGTGEPHEKRPVACDAAPHLPGIVLPTASPSVMLAERTFWEKATAIHVFCRQQRHRGERLSRHWHDVARLDAAGYAGNALAERELALTVARHKAAFFREKDVAGKWIDYETAVSGGLQLVPDGLARDALAEDYDRMVSDGMLLGDAEPFDALLERCLDLEARANLR; encoded by the coding sequence ATGGCTGAGGTATCGTTCCAGTCTTTGGCGGCCCGCGACAGGCGGGAGGCACTGAGAGCAGCGCAGGAAGCGAGCGGGATGCGGGCCTTCCTCCTGGAGAAGGATATCTGGGTCGTTCAGACGTTGCGCGTCCTGTTCGACTTGCCGTTCGGCTCCGACATTGTGTTCAAGGGCGGCACGTCGCTGGCAAAGGCCTACCAGGTAATCCGCCGCTTCTCGGAGGATATCGACGTTACCTACGACATCCGCGCCTTCGCACCGGACCTCGTGACCGGCGCGGGCGCCGAGGCGCTGCCACCGACGCGAAGCCAGGAGCAACGCTGGAGCAGCGCCATCCGCTCGCGTCTCGCCGCATGGGTCCGGGGCGAGTGCCTCCCGGCGGTTGGCGAGTGCCTCGCGCGTGAAGGTTTCTCAGCCGAGGTCCGCGCCTCAGGAGAACGGCTGCTCGTTCGTTATGAGTCGTTGTTCGACGACCCTGGATTCGTCAGGCCCGAAGTCATGGTTGAGTTTGGCGCGCGCGGGACGGGCGAACCGCACGAAAAGCGTCCGGTGGCGTGTGACGCGGCGCCTCATCTTCCTGGCATCGTTCTGCCAACAGCTTCTCCGTCGGTCATGCTGGCCGAACGTACATTCTGGGAAAAGGCCACGGCCATTCACGTGTTCTGCCGTCAGCAGCGCCACCGGGGCGAGCGACTGTCCCGCCACTGGCACGACGTCGCACGGTTGGACGCGGCCGGATACGCCGGCAACGCCCTCGCTGAGCGCGAGCTCGCGTTGACGGTAGCCCGGCACAAGGCGGCGTTTTTTCGCGAGAAGGACGTCGCGGGCAAGTGGATAGACTATGAGACCGCCGTTTCGGGCGGGCTTCAACTGGTCCCGGACGGCCTCGCTCGGGACGCGCTCGCTGAGGACTACGACAGGATGGTTTCCGACGGCATGCT